In Lolium rigidum isolate FL_2022 unplaced genomic scaffold, APGP_CSIRO_Lrig_0.1 contig_5254_1, whole genome shotgun sequence, the following are encoded in one genomic region:
- the LOC124681703 gene encoding DNA polymerase epsilon subunit 3-like: protein MAGETKEQQDAAQGDVAAKPKPAVAADAPAAPMTEAEVEELPKTIVRRLVKDKLAQIAGAGADGEGGAEVIVNKDAMAAFSESARIFIHYLSATANDMCKDAKRQTINAEDVFKALDEIDFPEFVEPLRTSLEEFRTKNAARKPATAKKQTEKKRKLDNEPAPQDEQNGAADEANPNADED, encoded by the exons ATGGCGGGGGAGACCAAGGAGCAACAGGACGCCGCCCAGGGGGATGTCGCCGCCAAGCCTAAGCCTGCCGTAGCTGCGGATGCGCCGGCGGCGCCTATgacggaggcggaggtggaggagctccCCAAGACCATCGTGCGGCGGCTGGTCAAGGACAAGCTCGCCCagatcgccggcgccggcgccgacggcGAAGGAGGGGCGGAGGTCATCGTCAACAAGGACGCCATGGCCGCCTTCTCCGAGAGCGCCCGCATCTTCATCCACTACCTCTCCGCCAC TGCCAACGATATGTGCAAGGACGCAAAGAGGCAGACAATCAATGCCGAGGATGTGTTCAAGGCGCTCGATGAGATTGACTTCCCAGAGTTCGTAGAGCCCCTCAGGACTTCCTTGGAAG AGTTCAGAACCAAAAACGCTGCCCGGAAGCCAGCAACGGCCAAAAAGCAAACTGAGAAGAAAAGGAAATTGGATAATGAGCCAGCTCCTCAAGATGAGCAAAACGGTGCAGCTGATGAAGCCAACCCCAACGCCGATGAGGATTAG